A portion of the Rhinopithecus roxellana isolate Shanxi Qingling chromosome 21, ASM756505v1, whole genome shotgun sequence genome contains these proteins:
- the PSMG2 gene encoding proteasome assembly chaperone 2 yields the protein MFVPCGESAPDLAGFTLLMPAVSVGNVGQLAMDLIISTLNMSKIGYFYTDCLVPMVGNNPYATAEGNSTELSINAEVYSLSSRKLVALQLRSIFIKYKSKPFCEKLLSWVKTSGCARVIVLSSSHSYQCNDLQLRSTPFRYLLTPSMQRSVQNKIKSLNWQEMEKSRCIPEIDDSEFCIRIPGGGITKTLYDESCSKEIQMAVLLKFVSEGDNIPDALGLAEYLNEWLQIIKPLSDDPTASTSRWKIPSSWRLLFGSGLPPALF from the exons ATGTTCGTTCCCTGCGGGGAGTCGGCCCCCGACCTTGCCGGCTTCACCCTCCTCATG CCAGCAGTATCTGTTGGAAATGTTGGCCAGCTTGCAATGGATCTAATTATTTCTACACTGAACATGTCTAAGATTGGTTACTTCTATACTGATTGTCTTGTGCCAATGGTTGGAAACAATCCATATGCAACCGCGGAAGGAAATTCAACAGAACTTAGTATAAATGCTGAAG TATATTCATTGTCTTCAAGAAAGCTGGTGGCTCTTCAGTTAAGATCCATTTTTATTAAG TATAAATCAAAGCCATTCTGTGAAAAACTGCTTTCCTGGGTGAAAACCAGCGGCTGTGCCAGAGTCATTGTTCTTTCGAGCAGCCATTCATATCAGTGCAATGACCTGCAGCTTCGCAG TACTCCCTTCCGGTACCTGCTTACACCTTCCATGCAAAGAAgtgttcaaaataaaataaagagcctTAACTggcaagaaatggaaaaaagtcGGTGCATTCCTGAAATAGATGATTCCGAGTTTTGTATCCGCATTCCAGGAGGAGGTATCACAAAAACGCTCTATGATGAAAG ctGTTCTAAAGAAATCCAAATGGCAGTTTTGCTGAAATTTGTTTCCGAAGGGGACAACATCCCAGATGCATTAGGTCTTGCTGAGTACCTTAATGAGTGGCTTCAGATAATCAAACCACTT AGCGATGACCCCACAGCATCTACCTCACGGTGGAAAATACCAAGTTCTTGGCGATTACTCTTTGGCAGTGGTCTTCCCCCGGCACTTTtttga